DNA sequence from the Methylomonas albis genome:
CTGGATTGCGGCCGGTACTGCGTATTCCACCCACGGCGTACCGATGATTCCATTCTTCATCTATTACTCGATGTTCGGCTTCCAAAGGGTCGGCGATTTGATCTGGGCCGCGGCAGACCAACGTACCCGCGGTTTCCTGCTGGGCGGCACCGCCGGCAGAACCACTTTGAACGGCGAAGGTTTGCAGCACGAAGACGGCCACAGCCATCTGATGTCGGCGACCGTGCCAAACTGCTATTCCTACGACCCCACCTTTGCCTGTGAATTAGCGGTGATCATCCAGGACGGCTTGCGCCGGATGTTCGTCGAACAGGAAGATATTTTCTATTACATCACCTTGATGAACGAAAACTACGACCAACCGGCCATGCCGGAAGGCGCGGAGGCCGACATTCTGAAAGGCATGTATTTGTTCAAAAAAGGCCCGAACAGCAAAAAGCCGCGCGTGCAACTGCTGGGTTCCGGCACCATCTTTATCGAAGTCATCGAAGCCGCCAAATTGCTGCACGATGACTGGGGTGTGGACGCCGATATTTGGAGCTGCCCAAGCTTTACCGAGCTGGCTCGCGACGGCCAAACCTGCGAACGTTGGAACCGGTTACATCCGGCCGAAAAGCCGCGTATCACTCATATCGCGCATTGTCTGGACAATAGTAAAGGACCGATTATTGCCGCTACCGATTACATGCGCGCCTTTGCCGAGCAGATTCGCCCATGGATGAAACGGCCTTATACGGTGCTGGGCACCGACGGTTTCGGCCGCTCGGACACCCGCGCCAAGCTGCGTAGTTTCTTCGAAGTGGACAGATACCACGTTACCGTTGCCGCATTGCACAGTCTGGCGCAAGCCGGCGAGTTCGATGCCGCCAAGGTCGAGGTAGCGATTGCCAAATACAACATCAACCCTGACGCAACCGCTCCTTGGTTGATTTAACGGAAAGCGACATATGAGTTCTTTAATCGAAATAAAGGTCCCCGACGTCGGCAATGTCCCTGAAATCGACATCGTCGAAGTGCTGATCAAGCCTGGCGACGTGGTCACTGTGGAGCAAACTTTGGCGGTGATGGAAACTGACAAAGCCACCATGGACTTACCGTCCAGTGCCGCCGGCACCATTAAAACCGTCCATATCAAGCCGGGCGACAAAGTCTCCGAGGGCACACTGATAGCCACGCTTGAAGTAGGTGAGGCAGCTGTTGCGGCGCCAGTCGAACCTGCGCCGGCCGCCACTGCAGCCCCAGTTGAACCAACTCCGGCACCGGTCGTGGAAGTCCCAAAAATTGAACCCGCACAACCTGTCACGGTGCCTGCTGCGCCTGTCGCAGCGAGCAGTGAAGGTTTCAAAGCGCACGCCACGCCCAGCGTCAGACTGTTTGCCCGCGAGTTGGGCGTTGATCTGAGCAAAATCCAAACCGGTAGCGGCCGCAAGGGCCGTATCTTGCAAGACGATGTGAAAAGCTTTGTCAAACAAGCGATGGCATCCGGCGGATCAACCAGCGGCGGCGCAGGCATACCGGCCATTCCAGCAGTCGATTTCACCCAATTCGGCGAAATCGAGGAAAAACCGCTCAGCAAAATCAAACGTCTGACCGGCCAAAATCTGACTCGCGTCTGGCTGAATCTGCCTTTGGTGACCTATCACGACGAAGTGGCCATCGATGCCATGGAAGACTTCCGTAAGTCGGTAAACGCCGGCTTGGCGAAGGATGCCGTCAAAGTTACCGGTCTGATCTTCATCATGAAGGCGCTGGTGGCGGCGATGCAAAAATATCCATCTTTCAACAGCTCCCTGTCTCCGGATGGCGAAAAGCTGATTTTCAAACATTATTTCCATATCGGCATTGCCGTCGACACCCCGAACGGCTTGGTGGTACCGGTGATCCGCGACGTAGATAAAAAAGGCATTTTTCAGCTTTCCAATGAACTGGCCGAGAAAAGCGAATTGGCCAGAACCGGCAAATTGAAACCTGCCGACATGCAGGGCGGCTGCATGACGATCTCCAGCCTGGGAGGCATCGGCGGCACGGCGTTTACGCCTATCGTCAACGCGCCGGAAGTGGCGATTTTGGGCGTCACCCGCTCGAAAGTGCAACCGGTCTGGAATGGTTCGAGCTTCGATCCTAAGCTGATGCTGCCGCTGGATATTACTTACGACCACCGCGTCATAGACGGTGCCGAAGGCGCGCGTTTCATGGAAGCGCTGAAAGCCAATTTGGGCGATATTCGGCGTTTGTTGTTGTAAGTAAATTGATGGATGCGCTTAACGCTTACCCATCCTGCGCAGTTTGTTCTAAGTGTAGGGTGGATAAGCGCCAGCGCTTCCACCAAAATCCGAAACAAACATGAGCGACTACCGGCGAGTATTCGTACCGGGCGGCAATTATTTTTTCACCGTGGTGACATACCGCCGCCGTCCCGTTTTCGAATTGCCGGAAAATATCGAATTATTGCGAACCGCGTTCAAACGGGTGATGGCGGAAAAGCCTTTCAAAATTGACGCCATGGTAATTCTCCCCGATCATTGTCATTGTATTTGGCAATTACCCGTCAGCGACCAGGATTTTTCCGGACGTTGGCGCGAAATCAAAAAATACGTTTCCAAACGCATTGGCGCGGTGGGAAAACGTCCTGGCGAAAGGGATATTTGGCAACGCCGTTTTTGGGAACACCAGATTCGCGACGAAGATGACTGGCGGCGACACATGGATTATATTCATTACAATCCGGTCAAGCATGGCTTGGCGCCATCGCCCATTGATTGGCCCTATTCTTCGTTCAAAAAGGCGGTCAAGGCCGGATGGTACGACGTTGACTGGCAGGAACGCTCAACCGGATTCGATTGTTGAACTTGAGCTAGAATGAAGTTAGATTTTGATGTGATGGATGCGCTGGCGCTTATCCATCCTACGTTGCTTTAGATTTAATCGATAAAGGGTGCAAATGGATATGCGGGTATATGCGATACTTTTTTTAATTATGCTGGTGTCCGCTTTTGTGGGAAGACGAGTTTTTAACAAAAGTCTCATTCGTCGAGCTGAAGCTCTAAGGTCTGGCCCCACACAGCGCCCCCATACGAGTATTACGGTCGAACGTGATGGCGGAGTAGTGTTTATTCGCCCTTGTATTGTATTTATCGATAACGAAAAAGTTGGTGATATTGCTCCGGGAGAAACAAAACATTTTCAAGTTGAATCTGGTGATCATCTTGTTCAAGTTCGGTTGGATTGGTGTCGCAGTAAAAAGTCCGTTGTCCATGTTGATTCCGGTACATCATCCCGTCTGCAATGCGGTGTTAGTAGTTCGATAGAAAGGGATGTAGGTAGCGCACTATGGCGATCTATTTTTACTCCGTGGAAAATTCTTTATTTGCATCCTATTTCCAATGGGAAAGATATAAAAATAGATGATGGCAAAGACTTAATACCCCTTACTTTGGGATTTTGCAATTTTTCTGGCGACGATTTTTTGCCATTTCTGGAGGATGATAAAGCTGCCTTAAGTCAGCTTTTCAAAAATATCAATATTGCGCCAGTAACGAAAATTCCAAGTTGTGAGGTTTTGTTCCTTTATGCCGACTTACTTGAAAATGGCATGTTGCGTGGGACTATAAATTCTGCTGGTATAAAACAAGTAGCCCAACTAACTGGCGCAAAAATTATAGTGTTAGCCTCGCCCAATGGCGAGCTGCCTATCCGGAATGCTATTAATCTACCGGGACCGAAAACGGCTAATTTGATATTTACTTTAAATAGAAACGGTGATGGCTTTAGTCGTTTTTTCCGTGATTTATTCGAATTGATGCGAGCCGGTAAGCCTATGTTAAATGCATGGCTAGAGCTGGCACCGCAACACGCAAATGCGATGCCAAGCTACGCTCCAGCAACTTTAGCGCTAAACGAAGCTGGCAATCTTCAATTTCCAGTAATGAGTTAATGAATACGCCATGCCTTTTCTTGCAAACCAAAACAATAATTATAAATAAACGGCTTGGTTGGAAAAATCAATCAAAAGCCATTTCAGTTTTTTTTAGGAGTTAAGGATATGAGCAATTCTGTCACGCATGCCGAAGTTTTAGTACTGGGCGGCGGCCCCGGCGGTTACACTGCTGCGTTTCGCGCCGCTGATTTGGGCAAGCAAGTCGTGTTGGTCGAACGCTACCCGGTATTGGGCGGGGTTTGTTTGAATGTTGGCTGTATTCCGTCCAAAGCCTTGCTTCACGCCGCGCAAGTGATACACGAAGCGGAAGCCATGGCCGAACATGGCGTCAGTTTCGGTAAACCCAACATCGATCTTGACCAGATCCGCGCCTGGAAACAAAGCGTCAGCCAAAGTCTGAATCAAGGCCTGGGCAAATTGGCCAAACAACGCAAAGTTACGGTAATCAATGGCGTCGGCAAATTCGCCGCCGCGAACAGCTTAACCGTGACCAGCGAGGCCGGCGTACAAACCGTCACATTCGATAACGCGATTATTGCCGCCGGCTCGCAACCAACCAAAATCCCCAGCTTTCCGCATGACGACCCGCGCGTTTGGGATTCCACCGATGCATTGGAACTGAAAACGGTTCCGGAAAATCTGCTGATCGTCGGCGGTGGCATCATCGGCCTGGAAATGGCGACGGTTTATCATGCGCTGGGTTCGAAAATCAGCGTCGTTGAGTTGATGGATCAGATTATCCCCGGCTGCGATAAAGACTTGGTCACGCCGCTGCAACGCAAGATCAAAAAACAGTATGAAAACCTGTGGTTGCAAACCAGCGTCAAGGCGATGGAAGCTACCGACGCCGGCATTAAAGTCACGATGGAAGGTAAAAATGCACCGGAATCGGAAGTGTTCGATGCGGTGTTGGTCGCTGTCGGCCGCCGGCCGAACGGGAAACTGATCGATGCCGACAAAGCCGGCGTGAACGTCGACGAACGCGGCTTCATCCCAGTGGACAAGCAAGGTCGTACCAACATCAGCAATATTTTTGCGATCGGCGACATCGTCGGTAATCCGATGCTGGCCCACAAAGCCACGCACGAAGGCAAGATCGCCGCTGAAGTGATTGCTGGCCATAAAGCCGGTTTCGATGCACTAACCATTCCATCGGTCGCTTATACCGATCCCGAAGTAGCATGGATGGGCTTAACCGAAACCCAGGCGCAGCAACAAGGCGTGGAATTCAATAAGGCTGTGTTTCCATGGGCTGCCAGTGGCAGGTCTCTGGCGCTAGGTCGTAGTGAAGGTATTACCAAAATCCTCACCGACAAAACCACCGGTCGCGTTCTCGGTGCCGGCTTTACCGGGCCTGGCGCTGGAGAATTGGTGGCAGAAGCGGTGCTGGCTTTGGAAATGGGCGCGGATGCAACCGATATTAGTTTGAGCATCCACCCGCATCCAACGTTGTCAGAAACCTTTGCGTTTGCGGCGGAGATGATAGAGGGGACGATTACCGACCTGTATGTAAAGAAATAGTCCTTATTTTGCGAAGCGCAAAATTCGTGCGCGGGTTAAAAGTCAGCCTGCCAATTTTTCGGTGATAACACCGACATCATATAGAAGGAACAGCGAGTGGAAAAATTTGTCTTTGGGGCTGGCGAGGATGATAGAAAAAGATTGCTGAATTTCGTTGATGCTCTGCAGCAGTTTTTAGATAAGGTGATAAATAACGGCGAGTATTTTCAACCGAAATTTCGCGATGATTATAGAAAAGCCTGGATGGAACTTAATTCCAATTTTTCGGCTTTAAAAGACGCCTTGCAACGCGCCGAAACCCACACTTTGTTAGCTCAAGGCTTATTGGGAACCCAGCTAAATCTAAAACTGGCCGTCGTCAATCATTTTTTAGGCGAATTTTTACTGTACGGACTAGAAATTATCGGCGGCCACAAACTGCTTGAAAAACTTTTATCCGTTGTCAGCAAATTGCTGGCAAACATGGCAACCGCAGTGGGCACCGGCTTAGCCATTCAGAGCTTCGTAGATTTTCTTGTTGCAATGATCAAGGACGACAGCTAGGGTTGCAATGCCTAAGCGAGAGAAACCCTAGCTACCAAAACGCTATTCAAGCGGCTTTCTTAACTTCTACGCCTCTAGCCAAAAGACCATGTCTGCCTTTCTCTGCCAAAGCCAGCATTTGATAGGCCAGATCGTCGGCAATATTCAGTTGTTTTAAAGAGTCGGCCAAATGTTCCATCACAATGTCGTAATGGAAGTCGTCAGGTCCGAGCTTGATCAAAAAACAATGGGAGGGGCTTAACAAAGTAATGTTTCTGATCTCTTGCCCACCGACAATATCCAGCAGGAACGCAAAATCATTGCCGGTGACCAAGCTAGGTTTGGCATTAGTGCGAGCAAACGCAGTAGTAAAATACGTATCCAATGCCTCCAATACTTGCTCGTCGGCACTATTGAAACTATTGAAGTAAACCCTTAAATATGCCTTTAAGGCCTCCGCCTGCTCCGCAGCAGGCCGGGTGAAAAAGAAGCGGTTTATGCGGTAGTCATCCAGCATTTTTGCATACAACACATCGACTATTTTACCTATCAGGGCTTGGTCGTTGAGCGTAGCACGCAAAGCTTGTATCTGTGGAGCTGCGGTTGCGTTCATAATTTTTCTCCGGACAATAGTTTTGACATTCATCCAAAGCTTTCCAGCCCAAGCCAATTTGTCAAACTTTTTTCGCGATTTAAAATAAACAAAACCTATACAGAAATTATTCGGACACTACCGCAGGGATGCCCCCTACAACTCACCCGCCTAGCTTCAACGATACTAATCCTTTTTAGGCACATAGCCCTCCGGCAATTCGAAGCCACCGGCAAACAAAAATTTCTCGCGCTCGGTTTCCAATATCTTTTTTGCGGCTGGATCGAAACTGGACAGCCGCTGCTCGTTTATGATCATGGTTTGCATCGCCAACCAGTCTTTCCAGGCCTGTTTCGATACATGATCGAAAATGCGTTGGCCGTTGACACCCGGAAATGGCGGTGAATCAAGGCCTTCAGCCTCAACGCCCAGTTTTACGCATTTAATCATTCTCGTCATTTTGATCCTCTGTGAAATGTTGTTGCAGCAGACGCTTGATCGGCGCCGGTAGACCTAAAGTATTAATATCGGCAGTTTTATACCAAACCGTCCGCTCACCTTCCATCACATTGTTTATGGGGTTTTCCAGTGTCGCCAGCAGCGGGATGTAATCCAGATGATAGTGCGAAAAACTGTGACGCTGGCTAGGCAAGGTTTGCGATGTATGAATTCGATAATTACCGTGTAAACACCAATCTTGCAAAGCCTGTGGATCGGCAAACTCCGGTAAGCTCCAAAGACCTCCCCAAATACCGGTCGGCGGCCGCCTTTCCAGCAATATCCGGTTTTCGTCATCCACTAACAGCAAAAAATATAATTGTTTTACCGGTAAATCCTTGCGGGGCTTGGAACCAGGCAAATGCTTTACCAAGCCCAACTGCCTTGCCTGACAGCCAGCAGCGACCGGACAAACTTCGCATAACGGTTTGCTACGGGTGCAGAGCGTGGCGCCCAAATCCATCATTGCCTGCGTGTAATCTCCGGTTCTTTGCCTCGGCGTATAACGCTGACTAATTTGCCAAAGCCGTGCAGCCACTTTATTCTCGCCAGGCCAGCCATGCACGGCATGAAACCGCGCCAGCACGCGTTTGACGTTGCCGTCCAGGATAGGCTGGCTTTGCCCACATGCGATGCTGAGTATCGCCCCGGCTGTGGAGCGGCCGATACCGGGCAAAGCGCTGAGCTCTGCTACTGTTTGCGGAAATGCACCGGCATTGTCCGCAACGATTTGCGCGGTTTTGTGCAGGTTCCTGGCGCGAGCATAATAGCCAAGCCCGGACCAGTGCTGTAACACCTCGTCCAGTTCTGCGCTTGCCAGGCTTTGCACTGTTGGAAATCTGGCGACAAATCGATTGAAATAAGCAATCACGCTGACTACTTGAGTTTGCTGCAACATAATCTCAGACACCCAGACTCGATAGGGATTAATCTCCAGTTGCCAAGGCAAATCTTTGCGACCGTGCATATCAAACCAGATGAAGAGTTTTTGTTGGAATTGTTCAGGGGACATGTGGCTTAGGGAGAAGGAGAAATCAACTGGGGATTGCTATTGAATAGTACCGTATCGGATTTAGATACGGCAAAAACCATTTGCGATGATATCGCCAAGCTGGAAATAACTAGCGACCGGCTTGGTTATCATCAAAGGCCATTTGTCTGCGCGGGAGGGTGTAAGAATTTTTGTGTGATATTCTCCACTTATCCCACTCAAGCCCGGCTCAAAGGAACGCTGGTGGGTGAATGGGCAATAAAATTCATTCGATATATCGATTCAAATTAAGTCCCCCATAAACAGGAGTTGGAACGCGTATGTTTTCTTTAATTTCCTCCGCGAATAATGCATGGCAGCGAGCCGCACAGCTATTTATCACCATTGCCAGCATCCTGCTTA
Encoded proteins:
- a CDS encoding 2-oxo acid dehydrogenase subunit E2; the protein is MSSLIEIKVPDVGNVPEIDIVEVLIKPGDVVTVEQTLAVMETDKATMDLPSSAAGTIKTVHIKPGDKVSEGTLIATLEVGEAAVAAPVEPAPAATAAPVEPTPAPVVEVPKIEPAQPVTVPAAPVAASSEGFKAHATPSVRLFARELGVDLSKIQTGSGRKGRILQDDVKSFVKQAMASGGSTSGGAGIPAIPAVDFTQFGEIEEKPLSKIKRLTGQNLTRVWLNLPLVTYHDEVAIDAMEDFRKSVNAGLAKDAVKVTGLIFIMKALVAAMQKYPSFNSSLSPDGEKLIFKHYFHIGIAVDTPNGLVVPVIRDVDKKGIFQLSNELAEKSELARTGKLKPADMQGGCMTISSLGGIGGTAFTPIVNAPEVAILGVTRSKVQPVWNGSSFDPKLMLPLDITYDHRVIDGAEGARFMEALKANLGDIRRLLL
- a CDS encoding REP-associated tyrosine transposase → MSDYRRVFVPGGNYFFTVVTYRRRPVFELPENIELLRTAFKRVMAEKPFKIDAMVILPDHCHCIWQLPVSDQDFSGRWREIKKYVSKRIGAVGKRPGERDIWQRRFWEHQIRDEDDWRRHMDYIHYNPVKHGLAPSPIDWPYSSFKKAVKAGWYDVDWQERSTGFDC
- the lpdA gene encoding dihydrolipoyl dehydrogenase, yielding MSNSVTHAEVLVLGGGPGGYTAAFRAADLGKQVVLVERYPVLGGVCLNVGCIPSKALLHAAQVIHEAEAMAEHGVSFGKPNIDLDQIRAWKQSVSQSLNQGLGKLAKQRKVTVINGVGKFAAANSLTVTSEAGVQTVTFDNAIIAAGSQPTKIPSFPHDDPRVWDSTDALELKTVPENLLIVGGGIIGLEMATVYHALGSKISVVELMDQIIPGCDKDLVTPLQRKIKKQYENLWLQTSVKAMEATDAGIKVTMEGKNAPESEVFDAVLVAVGRRPNGKLIDADKAGVNVDERGFIPVDKQGRTNISNIFAIGDIVGNPMLAHKATHEGKIAAEVIAGHKAGFDALTIPSVAYTDPEVAWMGLTETQAQQQGVEFNKAVFPWAASGRSLALGRSEGITKILTDKTTGRVLGAGFTGPGAGELVAEAVLALEMGADATDISLSIHPHPTLSETFAFAAEMIEGTITDLYVKK
- a CDS encoding globin family protein, with the translated sequence MNATAAPQIQALRATLNDQALIGKIVDVLYAKMLDDYRINRFFFTRPAAEQAEALKAYLRVYFNSFNSADEQVLEALDTYFTTAFARTNAKPSLVTGNDFAFLLDIVGGQEIRNITLLSPSHCFLIKLGPDDFHYDIVMEHLADSLKQLNIADDLAYQMLALAEKGRHGLLARGVEVKKAA
- a CDS encoding oxidative damage protection protein; its protein translation is MTRMIKCVKLGVEAEGLDSPPFPGVNGQRIFDHVSKQAWKDWLAMQTMIINEQRLSSFDPAAKKILETEREKFLFAGGFELPEGYVPKKD
- the mutY gene encoding A/G-specific adenine glycosylase; amino-acid sequence: MSPEQFQQKLFIWFDMHGRKDLPWQLEINPYRVWVSEIMLQQTQVVSVIAYFNRFVARFPTVQSLASAELDEVLQHWSGLGYYARARNLHKTAQIVADNAGAFPQTVAELSALPGIGRSTAGAILSIACGQSQPILDGNVKRVLARFHAVHGWPGENKVAARLWQISQRYTPRQRTGDYTQAMMDLGATLCTRSKPLCEVCPVAAGCQARQLGLVKHLPGSKPRKDLPVKQLYFLLLVDDENRILLERRPPTGIWGGLWSLPEFADPQALQDWCLHGNYRIHTSQTLPSQRHSFSHYHLDYIPLLATLENPINNVMEGERTVWYKTADINTLGLPAPIKRLLQQHFTEDQNDEND